Proteins encoded in a region of the Takifugu flavidus isolate HTHZ2018 chromosome 8, ASM371156v2, whole genome shotgun sequence genome:
- the LOC130530399 gene encoding secreted frizzled-related protein 5, producing the protein MTPVLCLYLISRKPSFSASIVFLLLLAGHSTTRALGPDRVRAETDGRVRSQGKFKSGVKDTLHPEENAETGTGDTTRRDGDEWGGPDTTTGFRSMFSRSESGLWEARSSSRCFAIPPNMALCQNIGYDTMRMPNLLGHESPAEAVQQSASWLPLLARECHPDARIFLCSLFAPICLERFISPCRSLCESVRESCAPIMSCYGYPWPEILRCDQYPSDHLMCISSITNSTAQTGGQRAPQASCQDCVLEEASSSKDTLEAFCRSDFVVKLRLTRLKYSPLTLSQYSLGSKLVILKHGPLLGGQIRSRIELWLERDASCVRNITRQHPRGGTFLVMGTVQGERLVVTKAHLWHKRDKNLTAAARKWKQYRCRN; encoded by the exons ATGACTCCAGTGCTCTGCCTTTACCTTATCTCCAGGAAACCCTCCTTTTCTGCCTCCATAGTATTTCTACTTCTGCTTGCTGGGCATAGCACAACAAGAGCACTTGGTCCTGACAGAGTGAGGGCAGAAACGGATGGCCGAGTTAGGAGCCAGGGGAAATTTAAATCAGGGGTTAAGGATACGCTGCATCCTGAGGAGAACGCTGAAACTGGAACTGGAGATACAACGCGCCGGGATGGTGACGAGTGGGGGGGTCCTGATACCACAACTGGATTCAGGTCCATGTTTTCTAGAAGTGAAAGTGGACTGTGGGAAGCCAGGAGTTCCTCTCGCTGCTTCGCTATCCCACCAAACATGGCTTTGTGCCAGAACATCGGTTATGACACCATGAGGATGCCCAACCTGCTGGGACACGAGTCTCCAGCCGAGGCTGTGCAACAGAGTGCCAGTTGGTTGCCGTTGCTTGCCAGAGAATGCCACCCTGATGCCCGgatcttcctctgctctctgtttgCACCCATTTGCCTCGAAAG GTTTATATCACCCTGCAGGAGTTTGTGCGAATCTGTCCGAGAGAGTTGTGCACCTATCATGAGCTGCTATGGTTATCCCTGGCCAGAAATCCTGCGCTGTGACCAGTATCCCTCAGACCATCTCATGTgcatctcctccatcaccaaCAGCACTGCTCAaacaggagggcagagag CGCCTCAAGCAAGCTGCCAGGACTGTGTACTGGAAGAGGCCTCATCCTCTAAAGACACACTGGAGGCCTTTTGTAGGAGCGATTTTG TTGTGAAACTGCGTCTTACACGGCTGAAGTACAGCCCTCTTACACTGTCCCAGTATTCTCTTGGTTCCAAACTGGTGATTCTAAAACACGGGCCCCTTTTAGGGGGGCAGATTCGTTCTCGGATTGAGCTGTGGCTGGAGAGGGATGCCAGCTGTGTAAGGAACATTACACGACAACACCCACGAGGCGGGACCTTCCTAGTAATGGGGACTGTGCAGGGCGAACGCCTGGTGGTCACCAAGGCTCATCTGTGGCATAAACGAGACAAGAACCTGACCGCAGCGGCACGCAAATGGAAGCAGTACAGATGTAGAAATTAG